The stretch of DNA GGAGTCCTTGACGAACGCTTCGCTGGCGTTTGCTGTGACGGGTAAGCCTGCGGCAATGGCGATGAAAACCAGGCCGGTGTAGCGGGGTTTGGGCAGTTGGAACATGAGATAGCGCTATCTTTTGATTATTGAGAAAACGGCGAGCGCACCGAGGAGCGGGCTCTTCGATGGAAATGGCAATTGGGAATGCTGGGTGAAGCGATTCAGCTTGCGACGGGGAGGATATAGGGGAAGTTGTAAGAAAAAAAGACAAAATGTCGCAGTTGATTGTTGCTGATCTGGCAACAGTGTGGGCCTTTTCGCGGGCAAGCCCGCTCCCAGAGGTAAAGCTGAGTACCTTGTGGGAGTGGGCCTGCCCGCGAAGAGGGAGACGCCAATCAGAAGGTGGTACGCAACCCGACTTCCACGCTACGCCCCGGTGCCGGCGCTATATCGCGCAGAATTGAACTGGCATAGCGCACGGTCTGATCGGTCAGGTTCTCGCCGCGCACGAAGGCCAGCCACTGGCTCTGGCCAATATCGAAGCGGTAGCCGACGCTCGCGCCCAGCGTGGTGTAGCCAGAGGTGCTGGTCTCATTCTCAGGCTTGCGATGCTGCGAAGCGGCATGTTGCACATCGACCCGCGCCTGCCAACGATCCAGTTCCCACACCAGGCCGCTGTTCAAGCGCAGCGGGGAAATGCGCGGCAACGGCTCGCCGCTGTCGAGGTTCTTGGCCCGGGTGTAGTCGCCAGACAGCTCCAAGGCGAAGCTGCCATAGCGGTTCTCCAGCAGCTTCCAGCGGTCCTGCGCCTCGATGCCATAGAAGCGCGCGCGCACGCCCTGGTACTGGTACTCGGGGTAGCCGCCGTCGTCATGATCGTGGTCGTGATCATCACCATCATGGTCGTGGTCATGGCCTTCACGCAGGTTACCGGTGCCGATCAGGCCGATGTAATTGCGGAAGTGGCTGTAGAACACCCCGACGCTGCCTTTGTGGGTGCCATTGTCAAAGCGCAGGGCCAGGTCGGCGGAAATGGCTTTTTCCTTGTTCAGGCTGGCATCACCAACTTCGAATGCGCCGGTGGCCACGTGGGCGCCGTTGGCGTAGAGCTCATAGAACGTCGGGGCGCGCTCGGTATAGCCGAGGTTGGCTGCCAACGACCAGATCGGGTCGAGCTGGTACACCGCGCCCGAAGACAGGCTGAAGGCGTTGAAGCTGCTGGCGCTGTCGGCATCGGCGAAGTTTTCGTTGCCCTTGGCGTCGGGGTCGACGCGGGTGTGCTCCATGCGTGCACCAAGGCTCAGGTTCAGGCGCTCGGTGGCCTGCCACTGCTCGAGCATGAACAGCGCCAGGCTGTCGGTGTCGGTGTGCGGGACGAAGGCTTCCTCGCCCAGTGCCGAGAATTCGTTGCGGCTGACCTGTGCGCCAATCACGCCTTCTACTGGCCCGAGTGGCTGATGACGGGCTTCGATGCGTGCTTCGTAGCCCTTGTTCTTGAAGGTGGTGTGTACCTCACCTTCTTCGATCTCGCTGTGCTCGTAGTCGGTGTAGCCGGCATCAACCTTGACCGAGCTGAACGGGCCGTCCAGGTCTCGCAGTTCCGAGGCAAAGGCGTAGTGGTCCTGTTTCATATCCAGACGCACGCCGGATTCGGCCACCGAGCCGTAGTTGCTGTCGTAGCGGCTGTAGGACAGGCCGGCATAGCCATGCTCCCAGTTGTAGGAACCGCCGATCGCGCCACCGTCCTGGCGGCCGTCGCTGTTTTCCAGGCGGTGGCGGCTGCCTGGTGCGTCGGGGTCACGAACCTTGGAGCTCTGTGCGTAACCGGGAATGCGCAGGTCGTTGAACTGGCGGCTGTTGGCGTCCAGATGCAGGGCGAAGGTGCCGTCACCGGCTTCCAGCTTGCCAGCACTGCTGCGGGTGGTGTCGGCGCCGCCGTAGCGCAGTTCGCCGGCACCGTGGATGCCCTCGATCGGCGAGTCAGGGATACGGTTGTCGAATGTGTTGATCACCCCGCCGATGGCATTGCCGCCATAGAGCAGGGCGGCCGGGCCGCGGACGATTTCCACGCGCTCGACCGTGACCGGGTCCAGCGGTACCGCGTGGTCGTAGGACAGCGACGAGGCATCCAGAGCACCCACGCCATTGCGCAGGATGCGGATACGGTCGCCATCCAGGCCGCGAATCACCGGGCGGCTGGCACCTGGGCCGAACCAGGTGGAAGACACACCGGGTTGCTTGTTCAGGGTTTCACCGAGGCTGCCGTGCTGCTGTTGCAGCAGGTCGTCACCTTCGAGCACGGTACTGGGCGCAGCCAGTTGACGGTTACCCAGCGGGTTGGCAGTGACGACCTGGGGTTCCAGTTCCACGGCTTGACCGGGTGATGAAGCGAGCCACAGGGCGACAGCGAGGGGGGAGAGGCGGAGCGGGATGTGCAGCATGGGGATGAGGCGTTCCTTGGCAGATACTTTTGTGTTGTTACAATATAACATCACTATTTCAGCACAGAGGTTTTACGCCTGGCCAGCGGTTTTTCCGCAGGCAACACGGATCCCACCTGCCACTACACTCGTGTAAGGTGCGCATCTTTCCTACGGAGCACTGGCATGAGCACGGCCCAACACAACGCGCTGCACGGCAAGACCCTCGAACAGATCCTCACCGAACTGGTGGCGCACTACCAATGGCAGGGCCTGGCCGAACGCGTTGATGTGCGCTGCTTCAAGAGCAACCCGAGCATCAAGTCGAGCCTGACCTTCCTGCGCAAGACGCCTTGGGCGCGGGAGAAGGTCGAGCAGTTGTACGTGAAGCTGCAGCGCAAGGCCTGACATGCCACGGCGCCCCTGGCTGACGTCGATGGCGTTGCTTGGCTGGTTCGGCCTCACCGTGCAGGTTTACCTGGTGCTGCTGGCGCGTTGGCAGGAGCAGGCCAGCCTGATTGGCGGGCTGATCAATGTGTTCGGTTACTTCACCGTGCTGACCAATACCTTGGTGGCGACGGTAGTCAGTTACGCAGCCTTTGGCCGGGAGTCAGCGGCCAGGCGCTTCTTTCTGTCGCCATCGGTGAGTTCTGCCGTGGCGGCCAGCATCGTGCTGGTGGCGCTGGCTTACAGTGTGCTGCTGCGCCACCTGTGGCAGCCCGAAGGCTGGCAGTGGCTGGCGGATGAGCTGCTGCACGATGTGATGCCGCTGCTGTTCGTCTTGTACTGGTGGTACGAGGTGCCCAAGGGCAGCCTGCGGCTCCGGCACCTGGCAGTGTGGGCATTGTATCCGGCGGTGTATTTTGCCTATGCGCTGTGGCGGGGGAGTGAGATTGGGGCCTATGCCTACCCGTTCATCGATGTGGCGAGCCTGGGGTATGGGCAGGTGATGCTGAATGCGCTGGGGGTGCTGGCGGGGTTCTGGGGGATTGGCTTGGTATTGCTGGGGTTGGATCGGTGGCGAGCAACGCAGCAATTTGTGTAGCCTGCACCGGCCTCTTCGCGGGCAAGCCCGCTCCCACAGGTACTGCACAAGACTCGAGGGCAGTGACTAAACCTGTGGGAGCGGGCTTGCCCGCGAAAGGGCCAGAACAGGAATAACCAATCATTCGTCGTCTGCGGTCCCGTCGGCTCGCCAGTATGCGGCGGCCTTCAGGGCATCTTCCGCCACGCCTTTCTCCAGCAGCAGTGCCTTGGCCTGCCGGGTCAGCGCCTTCTCCAGCGCGACCCAGCTGTACAGCTTGCCTGCGGGCAGATTCAGCCCCTTCAGCAGCGCCAGCAGGTCCTCATCCCGCTTGACCCAGATGACTTCTACCTGCGCCGGGCTCGGCAGCGGCTGGCGCTCCTGATCATCCTCGATCTGGATTACCGCCAACACCTGACGCCCCGCTGGCAGTTCTTCAAGGCGCCGGCCAATTGCCGGGATCGCCGTCTCGTCACCCACCAGCAGGTAGCTGTCGAATATGTCCGGCACCACCATCGATGCCCGTGGCCCGGCAATGTTCAGGACCTGCCCTGGTGCAGCCTGTGCCGCCCAGGTCGACGCAGGGCCGTCGCCATGCAGCACGAAGTCGATGTCCAGCTCGTTGGCCACCAGGTCGATACGCCGCGGCGTGTATTCGCGCATGGTCGGCCGGGCGCCGCCGTCACGCCCCAGGTTACGGGCATCGATGGCCTGCTGCTGCTCGGCATTCTCGGCGAACAGCAGCTTGATGTGGTCGTCACTGCCCAGGCTGGTGAAGCCCTGCAGCTCGTCGCCGCCGAGGGTGATGCGGCGCATGCGCGGGGTCAGGTCGGTGACCCGTAGCACCTGCAGGCGACGTTGGCGGATTTCGTGGTTGACGCGGTGAATGGTGTCACTCATGGGGATTCTCCCTGACTGGATCGGCCGGCCCGGAGGCAATGGCCTTGGCAGTGTCGTTGAGCAGGTTGCGCACCCGTTCGATTTCTTCCGGCGTCCAGCGGCCACTGTGCATGTGCAGGGCATGGCGCAGGTTGCCGACTGCTTCGTGGATTTCTGGCGGGCGGTCGTGGCCACGCAGGGCGCGCTTGCTGACCTCGATGCGCATGCGCACACCGTCGAGGGCAACGGCCTGGTCGGCCAGTGCGTTATGGCCGGCCGTGGTGATGGCGTACAGGCGTTTGCTGCCGTGCACCTGGCCGCTGATCAGCTCGGCTTCTTCGAGGAAGTTGAGGGTGGGGTAGATCACGCCGGGGCTTGGTGTGTAGCTGCCGTCGAACAGGTTCTCGATCTGGCGGATCAGGTCGTAGCCGTGGCCTGGTTGCTCGGCCAGCATCGACAGCATCAGCAGCTTGAGGTCGCCCGGGGCGAAAACCCGCGGGCCACGCTCACCACGTGCGGGGCGGCGTTCGAAAGGATCATGTGCGGAATGGTCACGCATGAAGAGGCTCCTTGTGTTTCGATATATCGCAAGATATTACTCAAGATATATCTAAACACAAGTCTCTAAATGCCGATGATTATCATCTACGTTTTAGATGAGTCGCTGCCATGCATGGCAATCTGTGGCGGCTTGCACTCGTTCGGATTGCCCGGCTGCAAGTACGGCATCAGGATCGGCGCCATGCCCTTGAGCACCTGCACCGGCAGCGCCGAGGTGAACTTGAACGCCTCCGCTGAGCGCCCAGGGACGAAGGCCGTCAGGGTGCCGAAGTGGTTGTCGCCGAGGAAGAACACGAAAGTGGCGGTGCGGTTTAGTGAGCGCGAGCCGATCAGGCGGCCGCCAGCGCCGAAGCTTTCGATACGGTTGTCACCGGTACCGGTCTTGCCGCCCATTACCAGCGGCGTGCCGTCATTGAGCTTGAAGCTGCCGGAGATGCGCCGTGCGGTACCGGCATCGACCACTTGCGACATGGCGCCTTTCAGCGCCCGCGCCACTTCTACCGGCAGAATCCGCACACCACGGTCTGGGTCGCTGACCAGCTTGGTCTCGTAGGGCGTGTTGGCGGCGAAGTGCAGGGTATCGATGCGCAGCGTGGGCAGGCGCACACCATCGTTCTGGATGATGCCGACCAGTTCTGACAGTGCGGCCGGGCGGTCGCCGGAGCTGCCAATGGCAGTGGCCAGCGAGGGCACCAGGTGGTCGAACGGGTAACCGACGCGTTTCCAGCGTTGGTGGATATCGAGGAACGCCTCGATCTCGACCATGGTGCGGATGCGGCTGTCACGCGCACCCTGGTGCCGGCTTTTGAACAGCCAGCTGTAGACTTCCTGGCGCTCGAAATGGCTGGCGTTGACCATTTCCGTGAGCGTGGAGCTCGGGTGCTTCAACAGGTAGCCCAGCAGCCACAGGTCCAGCGGGTGGACCTTGGCGATGTAGCCCTGGTCAGGCAGGTCGTACTTGCCGGGGCCATAGGCTTCGTACATCTCCGCCAGCTTGCCGTCGGTGAGTTTGCCCAGGGCGATCTTGTCGTCCTTGCTGTGGGCGCGGACGAAGGCATTGAAGGTTTCCTGGCCAGCTTCCGGGAACAGGTAGCGGTGCACTGCAGCCAGGCGCTGCGGGGTGGCGCGCATGCTGTCGAGGAAGGTGTCCAGGCGCTGCTGGGAGGTCTTGCGCTGGTATTTCTTCCAGAAACGCATCAGGTAGCTGGTGCCTTCCTTGTCGGCGAAGCGGGCAAGGTATTCCTGGCGGCGCGGGTCGGAGTCGTCCTTGAGCAGCGGTACGCGATTGAACGGCTGCTGGTAGGTGACGTAACGCACCAGGTCACGCATCAGGCGGATGAACGGCAGGTTGATTGACTCGCGCAGGGCATCCTTGAGGGTCGGGTTGCGGTTGTTGTCCTCCTTGCGGAAGTTGTTGAACACGTGCATGCCGCCGCCGGTGAAGAAGGCTTCGCCGGTGTTGGCCGAGTACTTGCGCTCCAGCGCCGCATCGAGCATGGCGTCCAGGCTCTGGTTCTTGCTGTTCTGCGCCAGCCACTCCAGCGACCACTGGGTGATGCGGTCGAGTTCGGCGACTTCGACTTTCTTCAGCTCGGCAGCGGGTTTGCCGGCGTACTTGTCGTGCAGTTCGGCGATGATCTCCAGGTAAGTCGTGAGCACCCGCAGCTTGGCGGTCGAGCCCAGTTCCAGCTTGCTGCCTTCGTTGATGTCGAAGGGCTGGTTGGTGCTGTCGGTCTGTACACGTACCCGCGAGCCATCGGCGGTGCGTTCGAATAGGGTGAAGCTGTAGCTCACCTGGTCGGTGGTCTTGGAGGTGAGCAGGCGTTCGCCGATCAGGCCCATCTGCGCAGCGAATTCTGGGTCGGCAAGGTTCTTCAGGTACTGGCTGACCTGCAACTGCAGGTCGGCCTGCAGGGTGCTGGTGGCAGACACGTCGAGCCGGTCAAGGTCGTACAGCGGGCGGTTGAGCATGGCCGCGAGGCGGTTGCGTGCCAGGCTGATGCCCTTGTTGGTGATGATCGGCACGATGGTCGGTTGCGCTACCCAGTCGCGGTACACCGCCTTGCTGGCCAGCGCCGCATCGGCCAGCGGTTGGTCGATGATCTTGCTGGCTGCCAGCACGCGGATGTGCGAATCGGTGAGCTCGGCCAGTTCGACGCGGCCTTTGGACAGGTAATGCGAAGGGCGACGCTGGGCGATCATCAGCGACAGCACCTGGCGCAGCGCCAGGCCGCGTGCGGCCATGCTCTCAGGGTCAGTGGCAGTCGAGGTCAGCGCCTGGTTGACCTGATCGAAATCGGCGCCGTACCACACCCGCAGGCCTTCGGCCATGCCATGCACTTCGCCATGCCCGGGCACAGCCGACAGCGGCACGCTGTTGAGGTAATCACGCACGATGCGGTGGCGCGCTTCGCTGGTGTCAGGGCCGCCCTGGTAGGCTCGCACGCTGGCCGAGATCATCTGACGGATCTTCTCGGCACCATTGACGGTCAGGCCATCTGGTGAGTGGCGGTACTTCTCCAGCTGGGTGGCGAGGGTACTGCCACCGGCAGACTGGCCGGGCAGGGCCAGGTACTTGGCGACCTGGCTGTAGGCGGCCTTGGCAAAGCGCGGCCAGTCGACGGCCGGGTTGTTTTTCACGTCCTTGCTATCGAGCAGGTCGCGGTTTTCGATGAACAACAGGCTGTTGACCATCACCGGCGGGATGGAGGCGAAATCTGGGTAAAGGTGCTGCGGGTAGTTGTACTGGTACAGCGTGTCGCCGCGGCAGTCGGTGATCGACAGGCCGGCCTGGATCTTCTCGATGTAGGGGGCGAACAGCCCGTGATCGACGTAGCTCATCAGGGCCGGGGAGAACTGCACCTGTTCGCTGATCAGGTAGTCGCGTTTCAGCAGGCGCGGCA from Pseudomonas putida encodes:
- a CDS encoding PadR family transcriptional regulator, whose amino-acid sequence is MRDHSAHDPFERRPARGERGPRVFAPGDLKLLMLSMLAEQPGHGYDLIRQIENLFDGSYTPSPGVIYPTLNFLEEAELISGQVHGSKRLYAITTAGHNALADQAVALDGVRMRIEVSKRALRGHDRPPEIHEAVGNLRHALHMHSGRWTPEEIERVRNLLNDTAKAIASGPADPVRENPHE
- a CDS encoding VF530 family DNA-binding protein gives rise to the protein MSTAQHNALHGKTLEQILTELVAHYQWQGLAERVDVRCFKSNPSIKSSLTFLRKTPWAREKVEQLYVKLQRKA
- a CDS encoding Pr6Pr family membrane protein, whose amino-acid sequence is MPRRPWLTSMALLGWFGLTVQVYLVLLARWQEQASLIGGLINVFGYFTVLTNTLVATVVSYAAFGRESAARRFFLSPSVSSAVAASIVLVALAYSVLLRHLWQPEGWQWLADELLHDVMPLLFVLYWWYEVPKGSLRLRHLAVWALYPAVYFAYALWRGSEIGAYAYPFIDVASLGYGQVMLNALGVLAGFWGIGLVLLGLDRWRATQQFV
- a CDS encoding TonB-dependent receptor, translated to MLHIPLRLSPLAVALWLASSPGQAVELEPQVVTANPLGNRQLAAPSTVLEGDDLLQQQHGSLGETLNKQPGVSSTWFGPGASRPVIRGLDGDRIRILRNGVGALDASSLSYDHAVPLDPVTVERVEIVRGPAALLYGGNAIGGVINTFDNRIPDSPIEGIHGAGELRYGGADTTRSSAGKLEAGDGTFALHLDANSRQFNDLRIPGYAQSSKVRDPDAPGSRHRLENSDGRQDGGAIGGSYNWEHGYAGLSYSRYDSNYGSVAESGVRLDMKQDHYAFASELRDLDGPFSSVKVDAGYTDYEHSEIEEGEVHTTFKNKGYEARIEARHQPLGPVEGVIGAQVSRNEFSALGEEAFVPHTDTDSLALFMLEQWQATERLNLSLGARMEHTRVDPDAKGNENFADADSASSFNAFSLSSGAVYQLDPIWSLAANLGYTERAPTFYELYANGAHVATGAFEVGDASLNKEKAISADLALRFDNGTHKGSVGVFYSHFRNYIGLIGTGNLREGHDHDHDGDDHDHDHDDGGYPEYQYQGVRARFYGIEAQDRWKLLENRYGSFALELSGDYTRAKNLDSGEPLPRISPLRLNSGLVWELDRWQARVDVQHAASQHRKPENETSTSGYTTLGASVGYRFDIGQSQWLAFVRGENLTDQTVRYASSILRDIAPAPGRSVEVGLRTTF
- a CDS encoding transglycosylase domain-containing protein, with amino-acid sequence MGALWQSEPTRTEAPEAPPAKTPQPQPPRQRRLWWRLIFLILLVALIAIGFAAYDEFRTSNLQSREFSKLATTLTYSLQPGPSDAIVYPGDGPFDKRLGYSGLGEFLPRLLKRDYLISEQVQFSPALMSYVDHGLFAPYIEKIQAGLSITDCRGDTLYQYNYPQHLYPDFASIPPVMVNSLLFIENRDLLDSKDVKNNPAVDWPRFAKAAYSQVAKYLALPGQSAGGSTLATQLEKYRHSPDGLTVNGAEKIRQMISASVRAYQGGPDTSEARHRIVRDYLNSVPLSAVPGHGEVHGMAEGLRVWYGADFDQVNQALTSTATDPESMAARGLALRQVLSLMIAQRRPSHYLSKGRVELAELTDSHIRVLAASKIIDQPLADAALASKAVYRDWVAQPTIVPIITNKGISLARNRLAAMLNRPLYDLDRLDVSATSTLQADLQLQVSQYLKNLADPEFAAQMGLIGERLLTSKTTDQVSYSFTLFERTADGSRVRVQTDSTNQPFDINEGSKLELGSTAKLRVLTTYLEIIAELHDKYAGKPAAELKKVEVAELDRITQWSLEWLAQNSKNQSLDAMLDAALERKYSANTGEAFFTGGGMHVFNNFRKEDNNRNPTLKDALRESINLPFIRLMRDLVRYVTYQQPFNRVPLLKDDSDPRRQEYLARFADKEGTSYLMRFWKKYQRKTSQQRLDTFLDSMRATPQRLAAVHRYLFPEAGQETFNAFVRAHSKDDKIALGKLTDGKLAEMYEAYGPGKYDLPDQGYIAKVHPLDLWLLGYLLKHPSSTLTEMVNASHFERQEVYSWLFKSRHQGARDSRIRTMVEIEAFLDIHQRWKRVGYPFDHLVPSLATAIGSSGDRPAALSELVGIIQNDGVRLPTLRIDTLHFAANTPYETKLVSDPDRGVRILPVEVARALKGAMSQVVDAGTARRISGSFKLNDGTPLVMGGKTGTGDNRIESFGAGGRLIGSRSLNRTATFVFFLGDNHFGTLTAFVPGRSAEAFKFTSALPVQVLKGMAPILMPYLQPGNPNECKPPQIAMHGSDSSKT
- a CDS encoding siderophore-interacting protein — protein: MSDTIHRVNHEIRQRRLQVLRVTDLTPRMRRITLGGDELQGFTSLGSDDHIKLLFAENAEQQQAIDARNLGRDGGARPTMREYTPRRIDLVANELDIDFVLHGDGPASTWAAQAAPGQVLNIAGPRASMVVPDIFDSYLLVGDETAIPAIGRRLEELPAGRQVLAVIQIEDDQERQPLPSPAQVEVIWVKRDEDLLALLKGLNLPAGKLYSWVALEKALTRQAKALLLEKGVAEDALKAAAYWRADGTADDE